The following are encoded together in the Dyella terrae genome:
- a CDS encoding glucoamylase family protein, whose product MAPLTTLTDEAMLDRLQHAAFEYFLLNTNPSNGLVADTSRLGSPVSIAVVGFALSSYPVAVGRGWLDRRGAVQRCLAALRFFRDSDQSGSPEATGYKGFYYHFLDMQSGARVWHSELSMIDTALLIAGMLAASMYFSAATEDEAELRALADFLYQRIDWRWAQGGGDTIRQGWKPECSFLHYGWEGYSEAILLYALAMGSPTYPIAGACYKSWTSTYQWENLYHNDYLYAGPLFVHQFSHAWIDFRGIHDRFMREVRSDYFQNSCKAVAIQREYAQRNPHELKGYDESCWGLSACDGPTDEQPDVHNAPRRLFGYAARGVPYGPDDGTLSAPAVLASLPFAPDVVLDSIRHMIDRYPEMLVDGRLASSFNPSHVNGHGQPWVSAGHYGLDQGIVFMMIENYRTEGLWQLMHNCAYLSNGLHRAGFRGGWLPPGNLHDGESR is encoded by the coding sequence ATGGCACCGCTGACCACACTCACGGATGAAGCCATGCTCGATCGACTGCAGCATGCGGCGTTCGAGTACTTCCTGCTGAACACAAACCCAAGCAACGGATTGGTTGCTGATACCTCCCGCCTCGGGTCGCCTGTCAGCATTGCCGTGGTGGGCTTCGCGCTGTCTTCGTATCCCGTGGCCGTGGGGCGAGGCTGGCTGGATCGCCGCGGCGCAGTTCAGCGCTGCCTCGCTGCTCTGCGCTTCTTCCGCGACAGCGACCAGAGCGGGAGCCCCGAGGCCACAGGCTACAAGGGCTTCTACTACCACTTTCTCGACATGCAGAGCGGCGCACGCGTGTGGCACTCGGAGCTGTCGATGATCGACACGGCGTTACTCATCGCCGGCATGCTTGCAGCGAGTATGTACTTCTCCGCTGCGACGGAGGATGAAGCCGAGCTGCGTGCGCTTGCCGACTTTCTCTATCAGCGCATCGACTGGCGCTGGGCGCAGGGGGGCGGCGATACCATCCGGCAAGGCTGGAAGCCCGAATGCAGTTTCTTGCATTACGGCTGGGAGGGTTATAGCGAGGCTATCTTGCTCTACGCCCTGGCAATGGGATCGCCCACCTATCCCATTGCAGGAGCTTGCTACAAGTCCTGGACTTCCACCTACCAGTGGGAAAATCTTTACCACAACGACTACTTGTATGCCGGCCCGTTGTTCGTGCATCAGTTTTCGCACGCGTGGATTGATTTTCGCGGCATCCACGATCGCTTTATGCGCGAGGTGCGCTCGGACTACTTCCAGAACTCGTGCAAAGCTGTCGCCATCCAGCGCGAGTATGCGCAACGCAATCCACACGAATTGAAAGGCTACGACGAGAGCTGCTGGGGCTTGTCTGCTTGCGATGGCCCCACCGACGAGCAGCCCGATGTGCACAACGCGCCCCGACGACTGTTTGGCTATGCCGCGCGAGGAGTGCCCTATGGCCCCGACGATGGCACGCTGTCCGCCCCCGCCGTCCTGGCATCGCTACCGTTTGCACCCGATGTCGTCCTGGATTCGATACGCCACATGATCGATCGGTATCCCGAAATGCTGGTGGATGGCCGCCTAGCGAGCAGCTTCAATCCGTCACACGTCAATGGACACGGCCAACCCTGGGTATCGGCGGGGCATTACGGACTCGATCAGGGCATCGTGTTCATGATGATCGAAAACTACCGCACTGAAGGGCTATGGCAGTTGATGCACAACTGTGCCTATCTCAGCAACGGACTGCATCGCGCCGGATTTCGCGGTGGCTGGCTGCCACCAGGCAACCTTCATGACGGAGAGTCACGCTGA
- the pgi gene encoding glucose-6-phosphate isomerase: MMPSPITSAAASLTWLPAWLALLQHARQMDRNHLRELFAFDPARSERLHVEAVGMYFDYSKQRVTDEIMRLLRELADACGLKQRMEAMFRGDKINATERRAVLHIALRAPVGVRIDVDGKNVVPKVHDVLNRMADLAARVRDGTWLGYTGKPIRHVISIGIGGSDLGPVMAYEALRYYSQRQMTFGFVSNVDGTDFVETTRDLDAAETLFIICSKTFTTQETLTNAHAAREWCLRGLGGADADNGGAIAKHFVAVSTNAEAVAKFGIDTSHMYGFWDWVGGRYSMDSAIGLSTMLAIGAAHFHEMLAGFHAMDEHFRQAPLESNLPVLMGLLGIWNNNFLGASTVAVLPYEQYLKRFPAYLQQLTMESNGKHVTLDGATVDYETGPIYWGEPGTNGQHSFYQLIHQGTRLIPCDFIGFCQPLNLLPNGHGGDQHDLLIANLIAQSEALAFGKSADEVKAEGTAPDLVPQRTFEGNRPSTTILAERLDPYTLGTLVALYEHSVFVQGVIWNIDSFDQWGVELGKALAKRVEGEIASKDASGLNHDSSTNALIRRYRRLREVRS; encoded by the coding sequence ATGATGCCTTCTCCCATCACATCAGCCGCTGCGAGCCTGACATGGCTGCCGGCCTGGCTGGCGCTATTGCAGCACGCCAGGCAGATGGATCGTAACCATCTTCGTGAACTGTTTGCCTTTGATCCGGCTCGCAGCGAGCGGCTTCATGTCGAGGCCGTTGGCATGTATTTCGATTACTCCAAGCAACGCGTCACTGATGAAATAATGCGCTTGCTGCGCGAGCTGGCCGACGCCTGTGGTTTGAAGCAACGCATGGAAGCCATGTTTCGGGGCGACAAGATCAATGCCACCGAGAGGCGAGCTGTCCTGCATATTGCTTTGCGCGCACCGGTGGGAGTGCGCATTGATGTCGACGGAAAGAATGTCGTGCCGAAGGTGCACGATGTGCTCAATCGCATGGCTGATCTGGCGGCACGTGTACGCGACGGAACGTGGCTCGGCTATACCGGCAAGCCCATTCGCCATGTCATCAGCATCGGCATCGGCGGGTCAGACCTTGGGCCTGTCATGGCCTATGAGGCGCTTCGCTACTACAGCCAGCGGCAGATGACCTTCGGGTTCGTCTCCAACGTAGATGGGACGGATTTTGTCGAGACAACGCGTGACCTGGATGCGGCGGAGACGCTTTTCATCATCTGTTCCAAAACCTTTACGACGCAGGAGACGCTGACCAACGCGCATGCGGCGCGCGAATGGTGCCTGCGCGGACTGGGGGGCGCCGACGCCGATAATGGCGGAGCTATCGCCAAGCACTTTGTAGCGGTATCCACGAACGCCGAAGCGGTCGCCAAGTTCGGCATCGATACCAGTCATATGTATGGATTCTGGGATTGGGTGGGTGGCCGCTACTCGATGGATTCCGCGATCGGCCTGTCGACGATGCTGGCCATCGGTGCGGCCCATTTCCACGAGATGCTTGCCGGCTTCCACGCGATGGATGAGCATTTCCGTCAGGCGCCGCTGGAAAGCAATCTGCCAGTGCTGATGGGGTTGCTCGGCATCTGGAACAATAATTTCCTCGGCGCCTCGACGGTAGCCGTGCTTCCTTACGAGCAATACCTGAAGCGGTTTCCAGCCTACCTGCAACAGTTGACGATGGAGAGCAACGGCAAGCACGTGACGCTCGACGGTGCGACGGTGGACTACGAAACCGGTCCGATTTACTGGGGCGAGCCGGGTACCAACGGACAGCATTCGTTCTATCAGCTGATTCACCAGGGCACCCGTTTGATCCCGTGCGATTTCATCGGCTTCTGCCAACCGTTGAACCTGCTGCCGAACGGACACGGCGGTGACCAGCACGACTTGCTTATAGCCAACCTGATCGCGCAGAGCGAGGCCCTGGCATTCGGCAAGTCCGCTGATGAAGTGAAGGCGGAAGGCACTGCTCCCGATCTGGTGCCCCAGCGAACGTTCGAAGGAAATCGGCCGAGCACTACGATTCTTGCTGAGCGACTCGACCCCTACACGCTAGGCACGCTGGTGGCGCTGTATGAGCACAGCGTGTTCGTGCAGGGCGTGATCTGGAACATCGACTCGTTCGACCAGTGGGGCGTGGAGCTTGGCAAGGCATTGGCCAAGCGCGTGGAGGGTGAGATCGCCAGCAAAGACGCCAGTGGTCTCAATCACGACAGTTCCACCAACGCGTTGATTCGACGGTATCGTCGGTTACGCGAGGTGCGATCGTGA
- the pgm gene encoding phosphoglucomutase (alpha-D-glucose-1,6-bisphosphate-dependent), with protein MSTTVSPLAGKLASPSLLVDVAKLLAAYTELRPDPSLPSQQVAFGTSGHRGNSFDRSFNEWHVLAISQAICEYRKGAQISGPLYMGLDTHALSQPAFESALEVLAANGVETMIAWGGEFTPTPAVSHAILGYNYRRSAGLADGIVITPSHNPPDNGGFKYNPPNGGPADVDITDWIQERANALMRDGMHEVRRMPFTRARHASTTHEFDFLDAYVGDLGSMIDFDAIRGAGIHMAVDPLGGAGVHYWAPIAERYRVDLTVVSEEVDPQFGFMTVDWDGKIRMDPSSSYAMQRLIGLKSKYDVAFACDTDHDRHGIVTRSGGLMVPNQYLSVLIDYLFNHRPQWDARAAVGKTLVSTALIDRVVKRLGRRLYEVPVGFKWFVDGLLDGSLGFGGEESAGASFLRRNGEVWATDKDGIVPALLSAEITARREGDPAEQYQALVQALGEPVANRVDAPATAEQKALLARLSPEQVPSTTLAGEKIESVIDRAPGNNAPIGGIKASTASGWFAARPSGTEDIYKIYAESFKDGAHLQSILQEAQQIVDAALKVRAT; from the coding sequence GTGAGTACCACCGTCAGTCCGCTGGCAGGAAAGCTGGCGTCGCCTTCCCTGCTGGTCGATGTGGCCAAGCTGCTGGCTGCATATACCGAGCTTCGCCCCGATCCGTCGCTGCCGTCGCAACAGGTGGCCTTTGGCACCTCCGGTCATCGGGGCAACTCGTTCGATCGCAGTTTCAACGAGTGGCACGTGCTGGCGATCAGCCAGGCGATCTGCGAGTACCGCAAGGGCGCGCAGATCAGCGGTCCGCTCTATATGGGCCTGGACACCCACGCGCTATCGCAGCCGGCCTTCGAAAGCGCGCTGGAGGTGTTGGCCGCCAATGGCGTGGAAACCATGATCGCTTGGGGTGGCGAGTTCACGCCGACACCCGCCGTGTCCCATGCCATTCTGGGCTACAACTACCGGCGAAGCGCCGGGCTAGCCGATGGGATTGTCATCACGCCTTCGCACAACCCGCCCGACAACGGTGGCTTCAAGTACAACCCGCCCAACGGTGGCCCGGCCGACGTCGATATCACCGACTGGATCCAGGAGCGGGCCAATGCCCTGATGAGGGATGGCATGCACGAGGTGCGGCGCATGCCGTTCACGCGGGCCCGCCATGCGTCGACCACGCATGAGTTTGACTTCCTCGATGCCTACGTCGGCGATCTCGGCAGCATGATCGACTTCGACGCGATACGTGGTGCCGGCATCCACATGGCAGTCGATCCGCTTGGCGGTGCTGGCGTGCACTATTGGGCACCGATCGCAGAGCGTTACCGTGTCGACCTCACCGTGGTCAGCGAGGAGGTGGATCCGCAGTTCGGTTTCATGACCGTCGATTGGGACGGCAAGATCCGCATGGATCCATCGTCGTCTTATGCCATGCAGCGGTTGATCGGGCTGAAGTCCAAGTACGACGTGGCTTTCGCCTGCGATACGGATCATGATCGCCACGGCATCGTCACGCGTAGCGGCGGTTTGATGGTGCCAAACCAATACCTCTCGGTGCTGATCGACTATCTGTTCAACCACCGTCCGCAATGGGATGCCAGGGCAGCCGTCGGCAAAACCCTGGTAAGCACCGCGTTGATCGATCGTGTCGTCAAGCGGCTGGGCCGGCGACTCTATGAAGTGCCGGTCGGCTTCAAGTGGTTCGTGGATGGCCTGCTTGACGGGTCGCTGGGGTTCGGTGGCGAGGAAAGCGCCGGTGCGTCGTTCCTTCGCCGTAACGGCGAGGTATGGGCCACCGACAAGGATGGCATCGTGCCAGCCTTGCTGTCGGCAGAAATCACGGCTCGCCGCGAGGGCGATCCGGCCGAGCAATATCAGGCACTCGTTCAAGCCTTGGGCGAGCCCGTCGCTAATCGCGTCGACGCGCCCGCGACAGCCGAGCAGAAAGCGCTGTTAGCCAGGCTTTCGCCCGAACAGGTGCCAAGCACCACGCTGGCCGGTGAGAAGATCGAGAGCGTGATCGACCGCGCACCCGGTAACAACGCGCCCATCGGCGGCATCAAGGCTTCCACTGCCAGTGGTTGGTTTGCCGCACGGCCATCAGGCACTGAGGACATCTACAAGATCTATGCCGAAAGCTTCAAGGATGGCGCGCATCTGCAATCGATCTTGCAAGAGGCGCAGCAGATCGTCGATGCGGCACTCAAGGTCCGTGCGACCTGA
- the gnd gene encoding phosphogluconate dehydrogenase (NAD(+)-dependent, decarboxylating), whose translation MKIGMIGLGRMGANMAQRLVDGGHQVVGFDPKPEARKDLESKGATSADSLAALVAALPAPRTLWLMVPAGDITDGTLKQLLSLLAPGDTVIDGGNSNYKDTMRRAQTFAGQQFHYIDCGTSGGVWGLSEGYCLMIGGEESAVERMRPIFETLAPTKDQGWGRVGPVGSGHFTKMIHNGIEYGMMQAYAEGFSILQHKHEFALDLHEVAEIWRYGSVVRSWLLDLTAAALAKNPSMTGIAPYVADSGEGRWTVDEAIDLNVPAPVITQSLIERLRSRDNDSFSDKLLSAMRNEFGGHPIKSE comes from the coding sequence ATGAAGATCGGCATGATCGGCCTCGGCCGCATGGGCGCCAACATGGCCCAGCGCCTCGTGGACGGTGGACATCAGGTGGTGGGTTTCGACCCCAAGCCCGAAGCGCGCAAGGACCTGGAAAGCAAAGGTGCCACTTCCGCTGATTCACTGGCCGCCCTGGTGGCGGCGCTGCCCGCTCCTCGTACGCTATGGCTGATGGTGCCTGCGGGGGACATCACTGATGGCACGCTTAAGCAACTGCTGTCGCTACTGGCTCCTGGCGACACCGTCATCGACGGCGGCAACTCCAATTACAAGGACACCATGCGCCGGGCCCAGACATTTGCTGGCCAGCAGTTCCATTACATCGACTGCGGGACCAGTGGTGGTGTCTGGGGCCTGTCCGAGGGTTATTGCCTGATGATTGGCGGCGAGGAGTCGGCCGTCGAACGCATGCGGCCTATCTTCGAAACACTTGCGCCGACCAAGGATCAGGGCTGGGGTCGGGTGGGCCCCGTCGGGTCAGGCCACTTCACCAAGATGATTCACAACGGCATCGAGTACGGAATGATGCAGGCCTATGCCGAGGGCTTCTCGATCCTTCAACACAAGCACGAGTTCGCCCTGGATCTGCACGAAGTGGCGGAGATATGGCGCTACGGCAGCGTGGTGCGCTCATGGCTACTGGACCTGACCGCAGCGGCGCTGGCGAAGAACCCGAGCATGACCGGCATCGCACCCTACGTCGCCGATTCAGGCGAGGGTCGATGGACCGTGGATGAGGCCATCGACCTCAATGTGCCTGCACCGGTGATCACCCAGTCGCTGATCGAGCGACTGCGCTCGCGCGACAACGACTCATTCTCCGACAAGCTGCTGTCGGCCATGCGCAACGAATTCGGCGGGCACCCCATCAAGAGCGAGTGA
- a CDS encoding mercuric reductase: MSQPRNPSISAPRDTYERERMAHVRPQAWSNPSVSGPYHLVVIGAGPAGLAAAEVARALGARVALIERNMIGGDCLNDGCIPSKTMIRTAQMYAEMRDARRYGAQVPCNITVDFPAVMERVRRIRTHLSGDDSAQHLAKNGIDLFFGDARFSGSDTLTVKGEVLRFEKALIATGASPMIPPISGLAEASYLTNENVFDLTELPRRLMVVGGGPLGCELAQAFCRLGSKTTIVQDMPLFLGKEERDAAQILSDAFARDGIEVRLNTTAIAVRVENGEKLVDLVSDDYRSTVAVDAILTGTGHAPNVQQLGLDAAGVDYDLNDGVRVDDFLRTSNPNIYAAGDVCLEHKYTHTAEAAAHIVVQNALFGGRERLSELVIPWCTFTDPEIAHVGLYVREANQLDIPIKTFTIPMHEIARAVTDSEENGFVKIHVKGRTDKILGATIVARHAGDMINEITLAMVAGIGLRTLARVIHAYPTQAAAIQQAAKAYYRARFTPGIQARARRWLAR; this comes from the coding sequence ATGTCGCAGCCGCGCAACCCTTCAATCAGTGCGCCTCGCGATACGTATGAGCGCGAGCGCATGGCTCATGTGCGCCCTCAGGCCTGGAGCAATCCGAGCGTCTCGGGGCCTTATCATCTGGTCGTGATCGGTGCAGGTCCTGCCGGGCTCGCCGCTGCCGAGGTGGCCAGGGCACTGGGTGCCCGGGTGGCATTGATCGAGCGCAACATGATTGGAGGCGACTGCCTCAATGACGGTTGCATCCCTTCGAAAACTATGATCCGGACTGCACAAATGTATGCCGAGATGCGCGACGCGAGGCGCTACGGCGCCCAGGTACCATGCAATATCACCGTCGATTTCCCTGCCGTGATGGAACGAGTCAGGCGCATACGGACCCATCTCAGTGGCGACGATTCCGCTCAGCACCTAGCCAAGAACGGCATCGACCTTTTCTTTGGTGACGCCCGCTTCTCTGGGTCGGATACCTTGACAGTCAAGGGAGAAGTGCTGCGCTTCGAGAAAGCACTGATTGCGACGGGTGCCAGCCCGATGATTCCGCCGATCTCCGGTCTGGCGGAAGCAAGCTATCTAACCAACGAGAACGTGTTTGACCTGACTGAATTGCCGCGCCGCCTTATGGTGGTTGGCGGCGGCCCGCTTGGCTGCGAGTTGGCTCAGGCATTCTGCCGACTCGGCTCTAAAACCACCATCGTGCAGGACATGCCATTGTTCCTTGGAAAGGAAGAGCGCGATGCCGCCCAGATCCTCTCCGATGCGTTTGCCCGCGACGGCATAGAGGTTCGACTGAACACCACCGCCATTGCCGTACGCGTGGAAAATGGCGAGAAGCTGGTTGACCTGGTCAGTGACGACTATCGGAGTACGGTGGCCGTGGACGCCATCCTGACCGGTACCGGTCACGCGCCCAACGTGCAGCAACTGGGCCTCGATGCAGCAGGCGTCGATTACGACCTCAACGACGGCGTCCGTGTCGACGACTTCCTGCGTACCAGCAATCCCAATATCTATGCCGCCGGCGACGTGTGCCTCGAGCACAAGTACACGCATACGGCCGAGGCTGCGGCGCACATCGTCGTGCAGAACGCCTTGTTCGGCGGCCGCGAGCGACTAAGCGAACTGGTCATTCCGTGGTGCACCTTTACCGACCCGGAGATCGCGCATGTGGGCCTCTATGTGCGCGAGGCTAATCAGTTGGATATCCCGATAAAAACCTTCACCATCCCCATGCACGAAATTGCGCGAGCGGTGACCGATAGCGAAGAAAACGGTTTCGTGAAGATCCACGTCAAGGGCCGCACTGACAAAATTCTTGGCGCCACCATCGTCGCCCGCCATGCCGGGGACATGATCAATGAGATCACCCTCGCCATGGTGGCAGGCATTGGCCTGCGTACGCTAGCGCGAGTCATTCACGCCTATCCGACGCAGGCTGCGGCGATCCAGCAGGCCGCAAAGGCATACTACCGCGCGCGCTTCACGCCAGGCATCCAGGCCAGGGCCCGCCGCTGGCTGGCCCGATAG
- the tal gene encoding transaldolase — MKPTRRLHDLGQSLWLDNITREILDNGILRRYIDNLSITGLTSNPTIFDGAIGSGQAYDAAIREKVKAGKSGESLFMELALEDLSRAADMFRPVYEASGHVDGWVSMEVSPLLASDPAGSIEAAKRIHTQATRPNLLVKIPGLPEGLPAIEASIYAGIPINVTLLFSCKQYLAAAEAYMRGIERRIEAGLDPRIGSVASVFVSRWDVAANDKVPAELHNNLGIAVAQLTYRAYRELLATPRWRKLADAGALPQRLLWASTGTKDPKASDTLYIKALAAPDTVNTMPERTLLAFAEHGATDGVMDVDGGDAENVLARFERAGIDIDALASRLQSEGAQSFVRSWQQLLQRIVDKGAGLSKATQRAAS; from the coding sequence ATGAAACCCACCCGTCGACTGCACGATCTCGGCCAGAGCCTGTGGCTGGACAATATCACCCGAGAGATTCTCGATAACGGCATCTTGCGTCGTTACATCGATAATCTCTCGATTACCGGCCTCACCTCCAATCCCACCATCTTCGATGGAGCTATTGGCAGCGGCCAAGCATATGATGCAGCCATCCGCGAGAAAGTGAAGGCCGGGAAATCTGGCGAAAGCCTGTTCATGGAGTTGGCGCTGGAGGATCTCAGCCGTGCCGCCGATATGTTCCGGCCCGTGTACGAGGCCAGTGGCCATGTCGACGGCTGGGTTTCGATGGAGGTGTCGCCATTGCTTGCCAGTGATCCCGCCGGCAGCATTGAGGCGGCGAAGCGGATTCACACGCAAGCGACTCGGCCCAATCTACTCGTGAAGATCCCAGGCCTCCCTGAGGGGCTTCCGGCTATTGAGGCATCCATCTACGCAGGCATACCGATCAACGTGACGCTGCTGTTCTCCTGCAAACAATATCTTGCCGCCGCAGAGGCCTATATGCGCGGCATCGAGCGGCGCATTGAAGCCGGACTGGATCCACGAATCGGCTCGGTGGCCTCCGTGTTTGTGAGCCGCTGGGATGTAGCAGCCAACGACAAGGTACCAGCCGAGCTGCACAACAATCTCGGTATCGCTGTTGCCCAACTTACGTATCGCGCCTATCGCGAGCTGCTCGCCACGCCGCGTTGGCGCAAGCTAGCCGACGCAGGCGCATTGCCCCAGCGCCTGCTGTGGGCGAGCACAGGCACGAAGGATCCCAAGGCTTCGGACACGCTATATATCAAGGCATTGGCGGCTCCGGACACCGTCAACACCATGCCGGAGAGAACCTTGCTGGCCTTTGCTGAGCACGGCGCGACGGATGGCGTTATGGACGTAGACGGCGGCGATGCCGAGAACGTCTTGGCCCGCTTTGAGCGGGCGGGTATCGACATTGATGCGCTGGCAAGCCGGTTACAAAGCGAAGGCGCGCAATCCTTCGTCAGGTCTTGGCAGCAATTGCTGCAGCGTATCGTGGACAAGGGTGCCGGGCTTTCCAAGGCCACTCAGCGAGCCGCGTCATGA
- the tkt gene encoding transketolase — protein sequence MFTKLDQLCINTIRSLSVDMVQRANSGHPGMPLGAAPMAYVLWTQWLRYNPRNPAWEDRDRFVLSAGHGSALLYSLLYLTGYDLSLDDIKQFRQWGSKTPGHPERGHTPGVETTTGPLGQGMANTVGMAIGEAQLAARYNRPGHTVIDHHTYAIVSDGDLMEGVASEAVSLAGHLQLGKLVCLYDDNYVTLSAGTDITFSEDRARRFEACGWHTVRVNDGNGLDAIQAALHAAHQERHKPSLILVRTHLGYGSPEQDSFKAHGSPLGVDDVRKTKQTLGWPTEPDFLIPDEALTHFRQAVDRGADHEAAFDERRRAYAEAFPELAVELQRSLSGELPRGWDAGIPVFAADAKGLATRDASGRVMNAIAQGLPTLTGGSADLNPSTKTALKDHGDFNPPASNNEDKQGSDPAGWSWQGRNIHFGVREHAMGAIVNGLAAHGGFIPFGSTFLIFSDYMRPPIRLAALMGLHVVHVFTHDSIALGEDGPTHQPVEQLANLRAIPNLIMIRPADANETAVAWRVAVEAHGPVALVLTRQNLPTLDRQHYASADGLRQGAYVLSDAPSGKPELTLIASGSEVCLMLEAAQRLQGQGIAVRCVSMPSWELFEALPQAERDRVLLPSVSARLAIELGVSQGWERYIGAAGDMLGVEHFGASAPAEVLLREYGFTVDNVCARALALLKK from the coding sequence ATGTTCACCAAACTCGATCAGCTGTGCATCAATACCATCCGCTCCCTTTCGGTGGACATGGTGCAAAGAGCCAATAGTGGCCATCCCGGCATGCCGCTGGGGGCTGCCCCCATGGCTTATGTGCTGTGGACCCAATGGTTGAGGTACAACCCGCGCAACCCTGCGTGGGAGGATCGTGATCGCTTCGTGCTGTCGGCTGGACACGGCTCGGCGTTGCTGTACAGCCTGCTGTACCTGACGGGCTACGATCTCTCATTGGACGATATCAAGCAGTTCCGCCAATGGGGCAGCAAGACGCCGGGGCACCCCGAGCGCGGCCACACGCCGGGCGTCGAAACCACCACCGGGCCACTGGGGCAGGGCATGGCCAATACCGTGGGCATGGCCATCGGCGAAGCGCAACTGGCGGCACGCTACAATCGTCCTGGCCATACCGTGATCGATCATCACACCTACGCCATCGTCAGCGACGGCGACCTGATGGAAGGCGTGGCATCGGAGGCCGTTTCGCTGGCTGGACATCTGCAGCTCGGCAAGCTGGTGTGCCTCTACGACGATAACTACGTCACCCTTTCCGCGGGTACCGACATCACGTTCTCCGAGGACCGCGCGCGGCGATTCGAAGCCTGCGGCTGGCACACTGTGCGGGTGAACGACGGCAATGGCCTCGATGCCATCCAGGCAGCCCTGCATGCCGCACATCAGGAACGCCACAAGCCGTCGTTGATCCTGGTGCGGACGCACCTTGGTTACGGCTCGCCCGAGCAGGACAGCTTCAAGGCCCACGGCTCCCCACTTGGCGTGGACGACGTGCGTAAGACCAAGCAGACACTGGGGTGGCCCACCGAGCCGGACTTCCTGATACCGGACGAAGCACTGACGCATTTCCGCCAGGCGGTGGATCGGGGCGCCGATCACGAGGCGGCGTTCGACGAGCGGCGGCGCGCTTACGCGGAGGCTTTTCCGGAGCTTGCTGTCGAATTGCAGCGCAGTCTGTCAGGTGAGCTACCACGCGGCTGGGACGCCGGTATTCCGGTGTTCGCCGCCGATGCCAAGGGCCTCGCCACGCGCGATGCATCCGGCAGGGTCATGAACGCGATAGCGCAAGGGTTGCCGACATTGACCGGAGGCTCGGCCGACCTCAATCCATCAACCAAGACGGCGCTGAAGGATCACGGCGATTTCAATCCGCCGGCATCGAACAACGAGGACAAGCAAGGCTCCGATCCGGCGGGCTGGAGTTGGCAGGGACGCAATATCCATTTCGGTGTGCGCGAACACGCAATGGGCGCCATCGTGAATGGCCTTGCTGCGCATGGTGGCTTTATCCCGTTCGGCTCGACCTTTCTGATCTTTTCCGACTACATGCGGCCGCCCATTCGGCTCGCCGCGCTGATGGGGCTGCATGTCGTACATGTGTTCACCCATGACAGCATCGCACTGGGCGAGGATGGTCCCACTCATCAGCCGGTGGAACAGCTGGCGAACCTCCGGGCGATTCCCAACCTCATCATGATCCGCCCAGCGGATGCCAACGAAACGGCGGTTGCCTGGCGGGTGGCGGTGGAGGCGCATGGTCCGGTGGCGTTGGTACTGACTCGGCAGAATCTTCCCACGCTCGATCGTCAGCACTATGCCAGCGCCGATGGCTTACGCCAGGGCGCCTATGTACTGAGCGATGCGCCTTCCGGCAAGCCCGAGCTGACACTTATCGCCAGCGGTTCCGAAGTGTGCCTGATGCTTGAGGCGGCGCAGCGCCTGCAAGGGCAGGGCATCGCTGTACGCTGCGTCTCCATGCCGAGCTGGGAGCTGTTTGAAGCGTTGCCGCAAGCGGAGCGCGATCGCGTGCTGTTGCCATCGGTCAGCGCGCGACTCGCCATAGAACTGGGTGTATCGCAGGGCTGGGAACGCTATATTGGCGCAGCTGGTGACATGCTCGGTGTCGAGCACTTCGGAGCTTCGGCGCCGGCAGAGGTGCTGTTGCGTGAGTATGGCTTCACAGTCGACAACGTCTGCGCCCGCGCCTTGGCGCTGCTTAAGAAATGA